A stretch of the Corynebacterium maris DSM 45190 genome encodes the following:
- a CDS encoding 5-formyltetrahydrofolate cyclo-ligase — protein MSMDISDPGGTKRVLRSTLKQARQELDKTTRERQHTALIARCVELIHERSAGTVAAYHPLPDEPGGPGFLPALRAATGAVLLPISEAEGAMLWAPYEGEEAMAKGDLNIPEPVGERRDWRALLDCDIVFLPALGANRRGFRLGKGAGYYDRTLARLAEAEAPQPLLAVVLFDHEVTHDVPVEAHDMPVNVIVTAEALHRV, from the coding sequence ATGAGCATGGACATCAGCGACCCCGGCGGCACAAAACGCGTCTTGCGCAGCACCCTCAAGCAGGCGCGGCAAGAGCTCGATAAAACCACTCGGGAGCGGCAGCACACGGCTCTGATCGCTCGGTGCGTGGAGCTGATCCACGAACGTTCCGCCGGCACCGTCGCCGCGTACCACCCGCTTCCCGACGAGCCCGGCGGCCCGGGTTTCCTTCCCGCCCTCCGCGCGGCCACGGGTGCTGTCCTGTTGCCGATTTCCGAGGCCGAAGGCGCCATGCTGTGGGCCCCCTACGAGGGGGAGGAAGCCATGGCCAAGGGAGATTTAAACATCCCCGAACCCGTCGGCGAACGCCGGGACTGGCGGGCCCTGCTGGACTGCGACATCGTCTTTCTGCCCGCCCTGGGCGCCAACCGCCGGGGTTTCCGGTTGGGCAAAGGCGCCGGCTACTACGACCGCACGCTGGCCCGCCTGGCGGAGGCTGAAGCCCCGCAGCCGTTGCTGGCCGTCGTTCTTTTCGATCACGAGGTCACCCACGACGTCCCCGTCGAAGCCCATGACATGCCCGTCAACGTCATCGTCACGGCCGAAGCGCTCCACCGCGTGTAG
- a CDS encoding UTP--glucose-1-phosphate uridylyltransferase: MVETNDFHPNGVRTVVVPAAGMGTRFLPATKTVPKELLPVVDTPGIELIAEEASALGASRLAVITAPSKDEVLAHFGEFPGLVETLEARGKDEQVAKVKRASALIQPVAVEQERPLGLGHAVGLAEDALDEDEDAFAVMLPDDLVLPENGRPGVLELMCRVREQFGGSVLCAFEVERDEVFNYGVFDVEEIDGASGLPGELVKSVAGMVEKPDPAAAPSTLVAAGRYLLDRAVFDALRRITPGKGGELQLTDAIELMIQEGHPVHVVVHTGKRHDLGNPAGYIPANVDFGLHHPKYGPALYRAIKQVIADFEAEQAQS; the protein is encoded by the coding sequence ATGGTTGAGACGAATGACTTTCACCCCAACGGTGTGCGGACGGTCGTTGTGCCGGCCGCGGGTATGGGGACCCGGTTCCTGCCGGCGACGAAGACGGTGCCGAAGGAACTGCTGCCGGTGGTGGACACTCCGGGCATCGAATTGATCGCGGAGGAGGCGTCGGCGTTGGGGGCGTCGCGTCTGGCGGTGATCACCGCTCCGTCCAAGGATGAGGTCTTGGCGCACTTCGGTGAGTTCCCGGGCCTGGTGGAAACGCTGGAGGCTCGCGGCAAGGATGAGCAGGTGGCCAAGGTCAAGCGTGCCTCTGCATTGATTCAGCCGGTCGCGGTGGAGCAGGAGCGGCCGCTGGGGCTGGGGCATGCGGTCGGGCTGGCCGAGGACGCGCTCGATGAAGATGAGGACGCGTTCGCCGTGATGCTGCCGGATGATCTGGTCTTGCCTGAGAATGGGCGGCCGGGTGTGCTGGAGTTGATGTGCCGGGTGCGTGAGCAATTCGGCGGCAGTGTGTTGTGTGCGTTCGAGGTCGAACGCGATGAGGTGTTCAACTACGGGGTCTTCGACGTCGAGGAGATTGACGGGGCGTCCGGGTTGCCGGGTGAGTTGGTCAAGTCGGTGGCCGGGATGGTGGAGAAGCCGGATCCGGCGGCGGCGCCGTCGACGTTGGTGGCCGCGGGACGGTATTTGTTGGATCGGGCGGTGTTTGATGCGTTGCGCCGGATCACCCCGGGCAAGGGCGGTGAGCTGCAGCTGACGGATGCGATTGAGCTGATGATTCAGGAGGGGCATCCGGTGCACGTGGTGGTGCACACGGGCAAGCGCCATGACCTGGGGAATCCGGCGGGATACATCCCGGCGAACGTGGACTTTGGTCTGCATCATCCGAAGTACGGCCCGGCGTTGTATCGCGCGATCAAGCAGGTCATCGCCGACTTCGAGGCGGAGCAGGCACAAAGCTAA
- the glp gene encoding molybdotransferase-like divisome protein Glp, which translates to MRSVEEQLAIVTDAAVTPEPVRTSITDALGLMSAEEVQASTPLPAFPQAAIDGYAVRAVDVGGERALSAVTGPDRPAAAHSLPVVGEVPAGSRQRIRLQPQQAVRVHTGAPLPTLADAVLPLEWSDRGRKRVTPLQPVRSGDFMRRRGDDIQPGDVAVTAGTVLGPAQIGLLAAVGRTKVLVYPTPRVSVFSFGAELIDIDREPGPGQVYDVASYALAAAAKEAGAQVSRVGLLDGEPRRLRQTIEAQLQRSEMLVISGAVGGSGSDLIRSVLTEIGEIDTTRVAMHPGSVQGFGLLGEERIPVFLLPSNPVSALAAFEVFVRPVLRLSLGKRSANRRVVRARALNHVTSTPGRRGYVRAQLMRDAHSQDYLVEGLGGATGAPAHLLAGLAEANAMIRIPEEVTEIRPGDVVDVLFLAQRS; encoded by the coding sequence GTGCGCTCCGTGGAAGAACAGTTGGCGATCGTCACCGACGCCGCGGTCACCCCTGAGCCCGTCCGTACGTCGATCACCGACGCGCTCGGACTGATGAGTGCCGAGGAAGTCCAGGCGAGCACCCCGCTGCCGGCCTTTCCACAGGCCGCCATCGACGGCTACGCGGTACGCGCCGTCGACGTCGGCGGCGAACGCGCCCTGAGCGCCGTCACCGGCCCCGACCGGCCCGCCGCGGCGCACTCCCTGCCCGTCGTGGGGGAGGTGCCCGCCGGGTCCCGTCAACGCATTCGCCTGCAGCCGCAACAGGCGGTGCGCGTCCACACCGGCGCCCCGCTGCCCACGCTGGCCGACGCCGTGCTGCCTCTCGAATGGTCCGACCGCGGACGCAAGCGCGTGACCCCGCTGCAGCCGGTGCGCTCCGGGGACTTCATGCGCCGCCGCGGCGACGACATCCAGCCCGGCGACGTCGCCGTCACCGCCGGCACCGTCCTGGGGCCGGCGCAGATTGGGCTGCTCGCCGCCGTGGGGCGCACCAAAGTGCTCGTGTACCCGACGCCACGGGTCAGCGTCTTCAGCTTTGGCGCCGAACTGATCGACATCGACCGAGAGCCCGGCCCCGGGCAGGTCTACGACGTCGCCTCTTACGCCTTGGCAGCAGCGGCCAAGGAGGCCGGCGCCCAGGTCAGCCGGGTCGGTCTCCTCGATGGCGAACCCCGCCGCCTCCGACAGACCATCGAAGCTCAGCTGCAACGCAGCGAAATGCTCGTCATTTCCGGCGCGGTCGGCGGTTCCGGCTCGGACCTGATCCGGTCGGTGCTCACCGAGATCGGTGAGATCGACACCACCCGGGTGGCCATGCACCCCGGTTCCGTGCAGGGATTCGGGCTGCTGGGCGAGGAGCGCATCCCGGTGTTTCTGCTGCCGAGCAACCCGGTCTCCGCCCTGGCGGCCTTTGAAGTGTTCGTCCGTCCCGTGCTGCGATTGTCGTTGGGCAAGCGTTCCGCCAACCGCCGGGTGGTCCGCGCCCGAGCCCTCAACCACGTCACCTCGACCCCCGGCCGCCGTGGTTACGTCCGTGCCCAGCTCATGCGCGACGCCCATTCCCAGGATTACCTGGTCGAAGGCCTCGGTGGCGCGACGGGCGCACCGGCGCATCTGCTGGCCGGTCTGGCGGAGGCCAACGCCATGATCCGCATCCCCGAAGAGGTCACGGAAATCCGTCCCGGTGACGTGGTCGACGTGCTCTTCTTGGCGCAGCGATCTTGA
- a CDS encoding GNAT family N-acetyltransferase has product MDPFGLAAARFDKPATGPRDPVHPGWPESTPTVRLTTGEKMRLRPLTNRDGADWAEIRLLDEQWLRPVEPTTADTWQEAHSSTSWRNTFSYLRGLASRGVAIPLVIEIDGAFAGQTTIGNIQHGAVSEAWIGYWVHSAHMGKGVATAACALGTDHAFSRIGLHRVTATYLPSNPASGKVLVTAGFREEGLLRRNLHIDGEWRDHHFVAQNAEDHPDTCVARLRRAGRLL; this is encoded by the coding sequence ATGGATCCCTTCGGACTCGCGGCCGCCCGCTTCGACAAGCCCGCCACCGGCCCCCGCGACCCGGTGCACCCGGGGTGGCCGGAATCCACCCCGACCGTGCGGTTGACCACCGGTGAAAAAATGCGGTTACGCCCGCTGACCAACCGCGACGGCGCAGACTGGGCCGAGATCCGCCTCCTGGACGAACAGTGGCTGCGCCCCGTGGAACCCACCACCGCCGACACCTGGCAGGAAGCACATTCCTCCACTTCCTGGCGCAACACCTTCTCCTACCTGCGAGGATTGGCGTCGCGTGGCGTCGCGATCCCGCTGGTCATCGAGATCGACGGCGCATTCGCCGGGCAGACGACCATCGGCAACATCCAGCACGGAGCCGTCTCGGAGGCGTGGATCGGCTACTGGGTGCATTCGGCCCACATGGGGAAGGGGGTGGCCACCGCGGCGTGCGCGCTGGGCACCGACCACGCTTTCTCCCGCATCGGGCTGCACCGGGTGACCGCCACCTACCTGCCGTCGAACCCTGCGTCGGGGAAAGTGCTGGTGACGGCCGGATTCAGGGAAGAAGGCCTCCTGCGCCGGAACCTGCACATCGACGGCGAATGGCGGGACCATCACTTCGTCGCGCAGAACGCGGAGGACCACCCGGACACGTGCGTTGCGCGTCTGCGCCGGGCCGGTCGGCTACTCTAG
- the sepX gene encoding divisome protein SepX/GlpR, with translation MSDGLMIILVIVVWLFVLAPLLLRGQRPINKTGEAFDDTRVVYEGGSGDIPARRHPRVLPKDVRSRADEDEEDYELVEALAEEDADVLIDERRAPLIEDPVEEPVVEERREEIVDGEVVDEPVAELPQGGSTAYSALEQAEEVTAPLADSDVYEHDDTYVTAADYLHPATRTLAEPAPVPETAEVEPALVGDAAHEEDEELLVEDIDLTDEDLAFAKRRAGRGGWDPESDQRYSVDRYQRRRRTLAGLLAAVAVTLVLSIVVGGWAWITVLLTGALTAVYLVALRKQVQEEKALRARRIRQLRRARMGVRRADDAEGGVPRELRRPGAVVVELDDESPDFDYLGVTEASFEPTTLRPVRGGNFNGRRAG, from the coding sequence ATGTCCGATGGTTTGATGATCATCCTGGTCATCGTGGTGTGGCTCTTTGTCCTCGCACCGCTGCTGCTGCGTGGTCAGCGACCGATCAACAAAACCGGCGAAGCTTTCGACGACACCCGCGTCGTCTATGAGGGCGGAAGCGGCGACATCCCCGCCCGCCGTCACCCCCGGGTGTTGCCGAAAGACGTCCGCTCCCGCGCCGACGAAGACGAGGAAGATTATGAACTCGTCGAGGCGCTCGCCGAGGAGGACGCCGACGTCCTCATCGACGAGCGCCGTGCTCCGCTGATCGAAGATCCGGTGGAAGAGCCCGTCGTCGAAGAACGACGTGAGGAGATCGTCGACGGCGAAGTGGTCGACGAGCCCGTGGCCGAACTTCCGCAGGGCGGATCCACCGCCTACTCCGCGCTGGAACAGGCCGAGGAGGTCACCGCACCCCTGGCAGACAGCGACGTCTATGAACACGATGACACGTACGTCACCGCCGCAGACTATCTGCATCCCGCCACTCGGACGCTTGCGGAGCCCGCGCCGGTACCGGAGACCGCTGAGGTTGAACCTGCTCTTGTCGGCGACGCCGCTCACGAGGAGGACGAGGAGCTGCTCGTCGAGGACATCGACTTGACCGACGAGGACTTGGCTTTCGCCAAGCGCCGCGCCGGCCGTGGCGGATGGGATCCGGAGTCCGATCAGAGATACTCCGTCGACCGCTACCAGCGCCGCCGCCGCACTCTGGCGGGTCTGCTCGCCGCGGTGGCCGTGACCCTGGTGTTGAGCATCGTCGTCGGCGGGTGGGCATGGATCACGGTCCTGCTCACTGGCGCGTTGACCGCCGTCTACCTGGTCGCCCTGCGTAAGCAGGTGCAGGAGGAGAAGGCACTGCGCGCCCGCCGGATCCGGCAACTGCGGCGCGCCCGCATGGGGGTGCGCCGGGCTGACGACGCCGAGGGCGGCGTCCCCCGCGAACTGCGCCGGCCCGGGGCGGTGGTCGTGGAACTCGACGACGAAAGCCCGGACTTCGACTACCTCGGCGTCACCGAGGCGTCCTTTGAGCCGACGACGCTGCGCCCGGTGCGTGGCGGGAATTTCAACGGTCGTCGCGCCGGATAG
- a CDS encoding DNA-3-methyladenine glycosylase I, which translates to METTENGLIIGADGLARPPWAEASDLLRDYYDVEWGMPVRDEHGLYERVTLEGFQSGLSWATVLRKRPAFRETFADFDPEVVAAFDDADVDRLLADARIIRNRRKILAAITNARATVALRDKAGLADFIWSFQPEETPEPRTMAEVPTTSPESVALAQALKKEGFVFVGPTTMFALMESIGVVDTHLIGSHRRGSSGVWWRRGESNP; encoded by the coding sequence ATGGAGACCACTGAAAACGGATTGATCATCGGCGCCGACGGGCTCGCCCGCCCGCCCTGGGCAGAGGCCAGCGACCTGCTGCGCGACTACTACGACGTCGAATGGGGCATGCCCGTGCGCGACGAGCACGGGCTCTACGAGCGCGTCACCCTCGAAGGCTTTCAGTCTGGCCTGTCCTGGGCGACGGTGCTGCGCAAACGCCCGGCCTTCCGCGAGACCTTCGCGGACTTCGACCCGGAGGTCGTCGCCGCATTCGACGACGCCGACGTCGACAGACTGCTTGCCGACGCCCGCATCATCCGCAACCGCCGGAAGATCCTCGCCGCGATCACCAACGCGCGTGCCACCGTCGCACTGCGGGACAAGGCAGGCCTCGCCGACTTCATCTGGTCCTTCCAGCCGGAGGAGACGCCGGAGCCACGCACCATGGCCGAGGTGCCCACCACCTCCCCCGAATCCGTCGCCCTGGCCCAGGCCCTGAAGAAGGAAGGTTTCGTGTTCGTCGGCCCGACCACGATGTTCGCCCTCATGGAATCGATCGGCGTCGTGGACACCCATCTCATCGGCTCTCACCGGCGCGGATCGTCGGGAGTGTGGTGGAGACGAGGGGAATCGAACCCCTGA
- a CDS encoding DoxX family protein: MDRPVVRDAALLFLRVVLGVAFIAHGWDRWFLSGIVETTGQFSAWGVPQPRLSAYLTATAELLGGALLALGLLTTLTAGALTLLVVAALYFVHLGNGFFVAQGGVEYPLVVIAALVMIVVFGSGRASIDGVLQRD, encoded by the coding sequence ATGGATAGGCCCGTGGTCAGAGATGCAGCGCTGCTGTTCCTGCGTGTCGTGCTCGGCGTGGCGTTCATCGCCCACGGCTGGGACCGCTGGTTCCTGAGCGGGATCGTCGAAACCACCGGGCAATTTTCCGCCTGGGGAGTGCCGCAGCCGCGCTTGTCCGCGTACCTGACCGCCACGGCGGAATTGCTGGGCGGCGCCCTGCTCGCGCTGGGGCTGCTGACCACCCTGACGGCCGGGGCGCTGACGCTGTTGGTCGTCGCCGCGCTGTATTTCGTGCATCTGGGCAACGGCTTCTTCGTCGCGCAGGGCGGGGTGGAGTACCCCCTCGTGGTCATCGCGGCGTTGGTGATGATCGTGGTCTTCGGCTCCGGCCGGGCTAGTATCGACGGGGTGTTGCAGCGTGATTGA
- a CDS encoding zf-HC2 domain-containing protein, with product MIDHDEVQAALSARLDGEPSGLDEDVVDAHVAGCEVCSKFWEESLALSRRLNFVESSGVGMSPPKDLSEIIIAGVEPEWRKRSANRLVSLTVARVLATLLAVGLVAWAIVLVLETGGLMQVSSDGQVLSPEAQPEVAALRIEGAAVRLALAVGLGLAAWQPKMAGGMAPVVATLWAFLTGFAVRDIVLGATSLAQIAQLGGLALVAVVLVWLWGAGRGLNPGQLWRSLSARPN from the coding sequence GTGATTGATCATGATGAGGTGCAGGCGGCCCTGTCGGCGCGCCTTGACGGGGAGCCCTCGGGGCTCGACGAAGACGTCGTGGACGCACACGTCGCGGGCTGCGAGGTGTGTTCCAAATTTTGGGAGGAGTCGCTGGCCTTGTCGCGGCGGCTGAATTTCGTGGAGTCCTCCGGCGTCGGCATGAGCCCGCCGAAGGACCTCTCCGAGATCATCATCGCCGGGGTGGAGCCGGAGTGGCGCAAGCGCTCCGCCAACCGCCTGGTGTCGTTGACCGTCGCCCGTGTCCTCGCGACGCTGCTCGCGGTCGGGCTGGTGGCCTGGGCGATAGTGCTGGTGCTGGAAACCGGCGGGCTGATGCAGGTCAGCAGCGACGGACAGGTGCTCTCCCCGGAGGCGCAGCCGGAGGTGGCGGCCCTGCGCATCGAAGGCGCGGCGGTACGCCTGGCGTTGGCGGTCGGCCTGGGGCTGGCGGCCTGGCAGCCGAAGATGGCGGGAGGAATGGCGCCGGTGGTGGCCACGCTGTGGGCGTTTCTCACCGGCTTCGCCGTACGCGACATCGTGCTGGGGGCGACGTCGCTGGCCCAGATCGCACAGCTGGGCGGACTCGCCCTGGTCGCCGTCGTGCTCGTCTGGCTGTGGGGCGCCGGCCGCGGACTGAACCCCGGTCAGCTGTGGCGCTCACTGAGCGCCCGGCCCAATTAG
- a CDS encoding dolichyl-phosphate-mannose--protein mannosyltransferase: MSRVNTATSTRPSPPPVTPPAPTRYRWTRADTYSTLVIAALAFLTRFVGLTSASVQGTPVFDEKHYVPQAWDMVRSWFNPFLGGVEANPGYGLVVHPPLGKQLIAFGEMLFGYTPLGWRVSVALFGVATVVLIMALARRLSQSWQVAAFAGVIAVFDGVLLVSAKFGMLDMFQVFFIVAAAWALARDHEQVRARFHAAFISGAMGDSPFGPRLGFRWWRFAAGVALGCALAVKWSGLYYIAFFGLMSVFMDLALRKRYGVRRYVAGALVRDTLPALASLVALPAALYLYSWRAWFASETSVYRHAAVDGSIAEDSVLQLLPDALAGWFYYHFSVLDFHGDLTTSGGHSHPWESKPWAWLVAARPILYYSSTGVDCGETTCSSMIYLFGTPAIWWLTVPALAWGLWCLLIRRDRRFLIPIIGFAAGFVPWLVAYDRQMYFFYATALVPFTICLLALALGQLVASGKPVRWRWVRRLAGGDITWGTVAVIVYLSLVVAMFAYFSPILYGYLIPESIYHELMWLPSWT; the protein is encoded by the coding sequence CTGTCCCGGGTGAACACCGCCACGAGTACGCGGCCGTCCCCGCCGCCGGTCACCCCGCCTGCTCCGACGCGCTATCGCTGGACCCGCGCCGACACCTACAGCACCCTGGTGATCGCCGCCCTTGCTTTCCTGACTCGTTTTGTGGGCCTGACCTCGGCGAGCGTGCAGGGCACCCCCGTCTTCGACGAGAAGCACTATGTGCCACAGGCCTGGGACATGGTGCGCTCCTGGTTCAACCCTTTCCTCGGCGGCGTCGAGGCCAACCCCGGGTACGGGCTGGTGGTGCACCCGCCGCTGGGTAAGCAGCTGATCGCCTTCGGCGAGATGCTCTTCGGATATACCCCGCTGGGGTGGCGAGTGTCCGTCGCACTTTTCGGCGTCGCCACGGTGGTGCTGATCATGGCGCTGGCGCGACGCCTCTCGCAGTCCTGGCAGGTGGCCGCGTTCGCCGGGGTGATCGCCGTGTTCGACGGGGTGCTGCTGGTCTCGGCGAAGTTCGGCATGCTGGACATGTTCCAGGTGTTCTTCATCGTCGCCGCCGCCTGGGCCCTGGCCCGCGACCACGAGCAGGTCCGCGCACGCTTTCACGCGGCCTTCATCTCCGGGGCGATGGGCGACTCGCCCTTCGGCCCGCGGCTGGGGTTCCGGTGGTGGCGTTTCGCCGCCGGCGTCGCGCTGGGCTGCGCGCTGGCCGTGAAATGGTCGGGCCTGTACTACATCGCCTTCTTCGGGCTGATGAGCGTGTTCATGGATCTCGCGCTGCGCAAACGTTATGGCGTGCGCCGCTACGTCGCCGGCGCGCTGGTGCGCGACACGCTGCCGGCGCTGGCGTCGTTGGTGGCGCTGCCCGCCGCACTCTACCTGTACTCCTGGCGCGCGTGGTTCGCCTCCGAGACCTCCGTCTACCGGCATGCGGCCGTCGACGGCTCCATCGCCGAAGACTCTGTCCTGCAGCTGCTTCCCGACGCCCTGGCCGGCTGGTTTTACTATCATTTCTCCGTGCTCGACTTCCACGGGGACCTGACCACCTCCGGCGGCCACTCCCATCCGTGGGAGTCGAAGCCGTGGGCCTGGCTCGTGGCGGCGCGGCCGATCCTCTACTACTCCTCCACCGGCGTGGACTGCGGGGAGACGACGTGCTCGTCGATGATCTACCTCTTCGGCACCCCGGCCATCTGGTGGCTGACCGTGCCCGCCCTGGCGTGGGGGCTGTGGTGCCTGCTGATCCGCCGGGACCGCCGCTTCCTCATCCCGATCATCGGTTTCGCCGCCGGCTTTGTGCCGTGGCTGGTGGCCTACGACCGCCAGATGTACTTCTTCTACGCCACGGCGTTGGTGCCGTTCACCATCTGCCTGCTCGCCCTGGCGCTGGGCCAGCTCGTGGCGTCCGGGAAGCCGGTGCGGTGGCGGTGGGTGCGCCGCCTGGCCGGCGGAGACATCACCTGGGGCACCGTCGCCGTGATCGTCTATCTTTCGTTGGTGGTGGCGATGTTCGCCTACTTCTCCCCGATCCTCTACGGATATCTGATACCGGAGTCCATTTACCACGAGTTGATGTGGCTGCCCAGCTGGACTTAA
- the rsmI gene encoding 16S rRNA (cytidine(1402)-2'-O)-methyltransferase — translation MSATHDTNPPLDLDPLPRGVILAATPLGNVGDASPRLRHALATADVVAAEDTRRVRNLATALGVEIRGKVVSNFDHNEAARSEGLLESARSGSVVVVTDAGMPLVSDPGHSLVDAAHEAGVSVTCIPGPSAVPTALALSGLNVGHFIFDGFAPRKAGARRTWLESLRAEKRAVCFFESPHRVHETLLEAAEILGDSRRAAVCRELTKTYEEVRRGTLPELAEWAAGGVKGEVTVVLEGGAGEAAEPEELVPAVEKQVADGVRLKDACKAVAGRYGVSNRELYEAVLMARGR, via the coding sequence ATGAGCGCCACCCACGACACCAACCCGCCCCTGGATCTCGACCCGTTGCCGCGCGGGGTGATTCTGGCCGCCACCCCGTTGGGCAACGTCGGCGACGCCTCGCCGCGTCTGCGGCACGCGTTGGCCACCGCGGACGTCGTGGCCGCCGAGGACACGCGCCGGGTGCGTAACTTGGCGACGGCGCTGGGCGTGGAGATCCGCGGGAAAGTGGTGTCCAACTTCGACCACAACGAGGCCGCCCGCAGCGAGGGGCTGCTGGAGTCGGCGCGCTCCGGCAGCGTCGTGGTGGTCACCGACGCGGGCATGCCGCTGGTGTCGGATCCGGGCCACTCGTTGGTCGACGCCGCGCATGAGGCGGGGGTGTCCGTCACGTGCATCCCGGGGCCGTCGGCGGTGCCGACGGCGTTGGCGTTGTCGGGGTTGAATGTGGGGCACTTCATTTTCGACGGCTTCGCGCCCCGCAAGGCGGGTGCACGCCGTACGTGGCTGGAGAGCCTGCGGGCGGAGAAGCGGGCGGTGTGTTTCTTCGAGTCCCCGCACCGGGTACACGAAACGCTCCTCGAGGCGGCCGAGATTCTGGGGGACTCCCGTCGGGCGGCGGTGTGTCGCGAACTGACCAAGACCTACGAAGAGGTCCGTCGCGGGACGCTGCCGGAATTGGCGGAATGGGCCGCCGGGGGAGTCAAAGGTGAGGTCACCGTCGTGCTGGAGGGCGGGGCAGGGGAGGCCGCGGAGCCGGAGGAGCTGGTTCCCGCCGTCGAGAAACAGGTGGCTGACGGGGTGCGGCTGAAGGACGCCTGCAAGGCGGTGGCGGGCAGATACGGGGTTTCGAACCGGGAATTGTATGAGGCGGTGCTTATGGCTCGAGGCAGGTGA
- a CDS encoding BCCT family transporter, protein MSDKDLNNVEGPPGAVPGPEAGPDYETVRDRLDNATATEQLASMLSDESALSGQVPEDDKTVKRLADDKNAPISWIVVVPAFILVIAVVMWGLVFPDNFSNVANGAFTWVVENLGWAFLLFGTIFVAFVLFIAFSRFGSIRLGEVDEQPEFRTISWIAMMFAAGMGIGLMFFGAAEPLTFYLDAVPNHEEREVGAALATTMYHWTLHPWAIYAIVGLAIAYSTFRLGRKQLISSAFIPLIGEKNANGWLGKVIDILSIFATIFGTACSLGLGALQIRSGLQASGIMEDPGQGVILGIVLVLTLAFLLSALSGVGKGIQYLSNLNVIFAAILAIFVFVMGPTLVQLNIVPTSVGSYLSQFFEMASRTPVSEDGTAGEWLGGWTIFYWAWWISWSPFVGMFLARISRGRSIREFCLSVLLIPAGVSTIWFAIFGGTAIWMENNDQSIVGGGTTEEMLFNLLQNLPGGQIVSIVAIILLGTFFITSADSASTVMGSMSQNGVSDAKRPLTAGWGIMAALVGVTLLVAGGDDALSALQNVTIVAATPFLLIVILLMFAIFKDLRNDVIYKDQIDQRNFARQLAIERRLYREKAYREAQKDRRSAVIHRRK, encoded by the coding sequence ATGTCTGACAAGGATTTGAATAACGTGGAGGGACCGCCGGGAGCGGTCCCCGGCCCGGAGGCCGGCCCGGACTATGAAACAGTCCGTGACCGTCTCGACAACGCCACCGCCACTGAGCAGCTGGCGTCGATGCTCTCCGATGAAAGTGCGCTTTCCGGGCAAGTGCCCGAGGATGACAAGACGGTCAAACGCCTCGCCGATGACAAGAACGCACCCATCAGCTGGATCGTCGTGGTCCCCGCCTTCATCCTGGTCATCGCCGTCGTCATGTGGGGTCTCGTCTTCCCCGACAACTTCTCCAACGTGGCCAACGGGGCCTTCACCTGGGTCGTCGAGAACCTGGGCTGGGCCTTCCTGCTCTTCGGCACCATCTTCGTCGCCTTCGTCCTGTTCATCGCGTTCTCCCGTTTCGGCTCCATCCGGCTCGGCGAGGTGGATGAACAACCCGAGTTCCGCACGATCTCCTGGATCGCCATGATGTTCGCCGCCGGCATGGGCATCGGCCTGATGTTCTTCGGCGCCGCCGAGCCACTGACCTTCTACCTCGACGCGGTGCCCAACCACGAGGAACGTGAGGTCGGCGCGGCCCTGGCCACGACGATGTACCACTGGACCCTGCACCCGTGGGCGATCTACGCCATCGTCGGCCTGGCCATCGCCTACTCGACCTTCCGACTCGGCCGCAAGCAGCTGATCTCGTCCGCGTTCATCCCGCTGATCGGCGAAAAGAACGCCAATGGCTGGCTGGGCAAGGTCATCGACATTCTGTCGATCTTCGCCACCATCTTCGGCACCGCCTGCTCCCTGGGCCTCGGCGCCCTGCAGATCCGTTCCGGACTGCAGGCTTCCGGCATCATGGAGGATCCGGGCCAGGGCGTGATTCTGGGCATCGTGCTGGTGCTGACGCTCGCCTTCCTCCTCTCCGCGCTGTCCGGCGTGGGCAAGGGCATCCAGTACCTGTCCAACTTGAACGTGATCTTCGCCGCGATCCTCGCGATTTTCGTCTTCGTCATGGGCCCGACCCTGGTGCAGCTGAACATCGTGCCCACCTCCGTCGGCAGCTACCTGTCGCAGTTCTTCGAGATGGCCTCGCGCACCCCGGTCTCCGAAGACGGCACCGCCGGCGAGTGGCTCGGCGGCTGGACCATCTTCTACTGGGCCTGGTGGATCTCCTGGTCCCCGTTCGTCGGCATGTTCCTGGCGCGCATTTCCCGCGGCCGCTCCATCCGCGAATTCTGTCTCAGCGTCCTGCTCATCCCGGCCGGAGTCTCCACCATCTGGTTCGCCATCTTCGGCGGCACCGCCATCTGGATGGAGAACAACGATCAGTCCATCGTCGGCGGCGGCACGACCGAGGAGATGCTCTTCAACCTGCTGCAGAATCTGCCGGGCGGCCAGATCGTTTCCATCGTGGCGATCATTCTGCTGGGCACCTTCTTCATCACCTCCGCCGACTCCGCGTCGACGGTCATGGGGTCGATGTCGCAGAACGGCGTCTCCGATGCTAAGCGCCCTCTGACCGCCGGTTGGGGCATCATGGCAGCGCTCGTCGGCGTGACCTTGCTCGTCGCCGGCGGCGACGACGCCCTCAGCGCGCTGCAGAACGTCACCATCGTCGCGGCGACGCCGTTCCTGCTCATCGTCATCCTGCTGATGTTCGCCATCTTCAAGGATCTGCGTAACGACGTGATCTACAAGGACCAGATCGACCAGCGCAACTTCGCCCGCCAACTGGCGATCGAACGTCGCCTGTACCGCGAAAAGGCCTACCGCGAGGCGCAAAAGGACCGCCGTTCCGCGGTCATCCACCGCAGGAAATAA